The following proteins are encoded in a genomic region of Enterocloster clostridioformis:
- a CDS encoding stage V sporulation protein AA, whose protein sequence is MNHTVYLKLNQITELTHKDVVLKDVAQVYCDDQNVMNKCNSMKVMTVKVDAKRRYIMSALDVINKLKQLDSTIDVNNVGETDFIIAYKPPSPPAYIWQWTKTIFVCLVCFFGAAFAIMTFNNDVSVTDVFSEVFKLVMGYESGGFTVLEVSYSVGLAVGIVGFFNHFAAIKLNTDPTPLEVEMRLYEDNISKTLIANDSRKESKIDIT, encoded by the coding sequence ATGAACCATACAGTCTATTTAAAACTAAATCAAATCACGGAGCTGACTCACAAGGATGTTGTCTTAAAGGACGTGGCCCAGGTTTACTGCGACGACCAGAATGTGATGAACAAATGCAACTCCATGAAGGTCATGACCGTGAAGGTGGATGCCAAGCGGCGCTATATCATGAGCGCCCTGGATGTAATCAATAAGTTAAAACAGCTGGACTCCACCATTGATGTAAACAACGTGGGGGAGACGGATTTCATCATTGCCTACAAACCGCCTTCCCCGCCTGCTTACATCTGGCAGTGGACCAAGACCATATTTGTCTGCCTGGTGTGCTTTTTCGGCGCAGCATTTGCCATCATGACCTTTAACAATGACGTCAGCGTCACCGATGTGTTCAGCGAGGTGTTCAAGCTGGTCATGGGCTATGAGTCCGGAGGTTTTACCGTGCTGGAGGTAAGCTACTCCGTGGGTCTGGCCGTGGGTATCGTCGGTTTCTTCAACCATTTCGCAGCCATAAAACTGAATACGGACCCCACGCCGTTAGAGGTGGAAATGCGCCTTTATGAGGACAATATCAGTAAGACCCTGATTGCCAATGACAGCAGAAAGGAGTCTAAAATTGATATTACTTAA
- a CDS encoding SigF/SigG family RNA polymerase sporulation sigma factor, with the protein MDETMKLINMAHAGDKAARDQLVMDNVGLIWSIVRRFSGRGYEMEDLFQIGSIGLIKAIDKFDTGFDVKFSTYAVPMIAGEIKRFLRDDGMIKVSRSIKELGVKVRAAREEMTYSLGREPTIEEIAGRLGTSREEVAASLEAAAEVESLYRPADSGDENSTYLMDRLAQDNNDHEDLLNRMVLKDLMEGLEEDQREIILRRYFYNETQTQIAGELGISQVQVSRLEKRILKEMRKKL; encoded by the coding sequence ATGGATGAGACCATGAAATTAATCAATATGGCTCACGCGGGGGATAAAGCGGCAAGGGACCAGCTGGTCATGGACAATGTGGGACTCATATGGAGCATTGTCAGGCGGTTCTCAGGCCGGGGATATGAGATGGAGGATCTGTTCCAGATTGGAAGCATCGGACTGATTAAGGCCATTGACAAATTCGACACAGGGTTTGACGTGAAATTTTCCACCTATGCAGTGCCCATGATTGCAGGGGAAATCAAACGCTTTCTCAGGGATGACGGTATGATCAAGGTCAGCCGCTCCATCAAGGAACTGGGGGTTAAGGTCAGGGCCGCCAGGGAGGAAATGACATACAGCCTGGGCAGGGAGCCCACCATTGAGGAGATAGCAGGCAGACTGGGCACCAGCCGTGAGGAGGTGGCGGCGTCCCTGGAGGCGGCAGCTGAGGTGGAGTCACTGTACCGTCCGGCTGACAGCGGAGATGAAAATTCCACCTATCTTATGGATCGGCTGGCCCAGGACAACAATGACCATGAGGATTTGTTAAACCGAATGGTTTTAAAGGATTTGATGGAGGGACTTGAGGAAGATCAGAGGGAAATTATACTGCGCAGATATTTTTACAATGAGACCCAGACCCAGATTGCCGGCGAGCTGGGCATTTCACAGGTACAGGTTTCACGGCTGGAAAAACGTATATTGAAAGAAATGAGGAAAAAACTGTAA